Sequence from the Lepisosteus oculatus isolate fLepOcu1 chromosome 13, fLepOcu1.hap2, whole genome shotgun sequence genome:
ACTGGAAAAACCTGAACTAGACAGATAAAGTTCAAGAGCTGTGTTAAAGGTGGAGCACATACAGTGCACATTCATCTTTCAGTTAGGTCTTAGAcaaataatctttaaaaaatattgtatctGAACTCCAATATTTAATGAAGATAACcctaaaaaacacaaacaaattatatatattgcttcattattaaataaaatagttaTTATTTACTTTCTCTTAAATTAACCTGTGAGCAAAAGTAAGGGAACCTTTTAATTCAATAACTGGTAGCACATCCCTTAGAAGCAATGACGGCAACCAAACATTtcttatagttcaggtgggtagctgcatcagcatgcgtaggctgcaatggaataagtaataggtttattccatgctgaaaagagaataaagaaaacgcaacgtttcagatatggagtcttcttcaggtgtgagggtgaaCTCTGAattccctcacacctgaagaaggctccacggccgaaacgttgcgttttctttatTCTCTTTCCAGCTTggtataaacctattacttatttctTATAGCTACTCAGACACTGACATCTGCATTGAGGAACTTTTGCCTGTTTTTCCTTGGAAAACTGTTTCAACTGCTCAAGATTTGTTGGCTGTCTTGCATGAACAGTCCACTTCAGGGCTTGCCACATTTCTTTTGAGTTCTGGACTTTGACACGGTAATTCCAAAACACCAAATTTCTCTTCATCCATTCTTTAGTAGATCTGCTGAGATAATTAAGGGAGACTGCAATGTTGTAGGACCCCTTTTCAGCTCAATTTCAACACACAGACAGACGGCCTGATGTTCTCCTCCAGAATATTTTAGTATGACTCTGAATTCATAGTTCCCTCAATGGTGGAGAGTCATCCAGGTCAATGGGCAGAAAAGCAACCCAAAACCATGGCACTCcaaccaccatgcttgacagcgAGGATAAGGTTATTTTAGTGGGAGGTCTTTGACAAAAATGGCATTTTTTGGTGTGGTTAAAAAGATCAATTTTAGAATTATCCGTCCAGAGAATATTCTTCCAACAATCTACAGGATCAGCCAGATGGTCTTCTGCAAACTTAAGACAAACAGCAAAAGTTTTTGGTTTATTCCTTTGAATGCCATTGCCAATCAGCTTGCACTGTATTCTTGAGGTATTGGCGGGTTAGCAGAAGAGATCTTTTAAGTTCCTCTGATATCCTGGGGTTCTTTAGGATATCCTGAATGAGTTTTCTTGTTGCTCTGTGGGATGATTTTGAAGGGCATCCATATCTAGTTAGAGTCACCATGGTCTTATACTTTCTCCATCTATAGACTATTTGTCTTGCAGTAGACTGATACATTCCAAAACATTTTGCTATGGATTTATAACCCTCCCCAGACTGATAAGCATTTACAACATGCTTCCTGAGGCCATATGAGGTCTCTTTAGATCACTGCATGGGGTATGTGTAAGACCAACTTGACTTGGTTTCTTCCTTTCATATAAGCAAAGTCCTCCTTAAATTTATCCTAGTGATTGACTCTTTGATTGGTTAACCCCTTTAGTTTATTTAGGAGAGAAACCCGTTAGAAATATGTCTAGCATGGTAAGTTGAATGCTGCTGCTAGCTACAGTGCTGCTGGAATGTTTGTGAACCCCTACTGTAGTTCATTTAATGTTACGTTTTTGCTATAAAATCCTTGTTTAATCAAAACTAGCCCTTACTTTTCTAAAAGCAGAGTTGATATCCACAAATGACATGTACTGCGTAGAGTAATTGGTacattaatagaaaaaaaatctgtaaataaGAATTAGTGAATGCGTAAAAAGAGTAAGTGAACCATTATCTTCATTAACTCAGTCAATGAGGTAAGTATATCCAGGTGCTAAAATAATTGCGTACCAAGTTAAGCAAGATTAGGATCTTTAGCTCCACCTGTCAAATCGCCCTTCACCCTTTGGTCTTCCCACCACTAATCGAGATCTCTGCTCGTCAAACACTCACTGCGTTCCTCCCGGTGCCTCTCGGTCTCGGCAAAGTACTGCCGCAGCTCCTCCGTGATCTCCATGTTGCTGACATCGCACTCAACTTCGCCATCCGAGCTGGAGTTCTCCTCGCAGTCTCGGGAGCACCTCACACGCTTAGTGCCCGCGGCCCTCCGTGACGCAGATGGCCCTCTTTTCCCCCCACTGGGAAAACGGGGACAGGCTTCTGGACCAGCGCTTTCCTGTTCGCTCCCACTGGAGTGTCGACGAGCAACAGCAGCGCCCTCAGCATGGTATGGCACACAGTAAGCAGCCTCCAGCGCCTTCCTGTAGGCCTGCCAGTGCTTGTGTTGCCAGTGTGCTGCTTGCTGGTAGTGGCTCCAGTACCTGGCGTACAATGGGTGACTGTACCAGGGACTGCCATGTCCTGCCGGCTCTGCCTGTTGGAAGCATCACCTTATTTAAATCGGGAAGGACCAGGCCTAACATTTCATTATTAGGCGTTGGGAGATTATGGTACACCAATACTTCATGGTCAGACTTTTTTCCAGAAATCTGTCCATCATCAAAGCCGCGATGTTTTACACATGCAGAAACATACAAACattacataacagacatctaCCATATGTATTCAATTCAGACCATTCCTACAGGAATCCACACAACTACGATAGAACCCTGTAAATTTACACCCTCATAATTGCACTAATTACACATAATTACACTCTACCCCTTTGCTTTTGCACATTAACCACTGATAGCTCTTGCCTATAAACTGTTACTCATCTACTGTGAGCTCATTGACTGATTAAATATTGGATAAAATAATTACCCATTTTATTAGGTCTACTTTTGGCCTTGGGCACAGAAAAGGACAGCCACACAGCTTGCTTTCCTATCACAGCACCTTTTATTGAAGTAACACGCACAGAATTATTATAAAGCAGGATTAAAACAGGTGCGGATGTACACATGAGCACAGTTTTAAGTCCAGTAGCTGATACACTAATAACAGCATTTTAAGTttcttggaaatgttttgacaaGACTATTGGCCGGTAAGATTCTTTCCAGCCAGGTGCATCTGTTCAAAAAGTTCAGTGTCGGTGCTGTAGAAAGTAAATTAAAAGTGAAATACAATGTAGAATAAACTTACCATACTGGAATTGATTCTAATGGACTGCTCTCCTAAATAAAAGAAAGAGATTAAGGTCAACTTAATCTCACCCTTTCACCTGATTTCTATATATTTTCAATACATGTACTCAAAACAGTGAAGCTACTTTTAAACTCAAGTGGTCTGTATATGTGTACAAATCCCAAATTAAGCACAGAACTGGCAGAATTTTAACAAGGTTCTGAATGTTAATAACTGCAATTCTGTAGTGAAAGAGTAGTAGAAGCTCTTCACACGGATCTTCATTCGTCTTGGTGATGTAGGTAAACGTTAGTACCTTAATTACGAGTAAAATGCCAATACAAAGCTGATTGACATTATCGTAAATCACCGAGTTTATTACTGAAATGCAATCCCTCACTTTTTcataaaaaaggttaaaaaccaGCCCTAAATATATCATGACTCGTGGCATGTATTTTCTCAGATAGAAAACACGCTGCACTTCAGAAGACTAGCGTTGTAACACCATCGACATACAAAGGGAATGGCATATCTCGTAAGAAAAGCAAAACTCACGTTGCTGACTGTAAATGCTCTGGGGCAGATTatctaaaaaaaagaataatgccGTTTTTCCACAGAGGTCGTAAAACCAATGAGCCTCAGAAAATGTGAGATCCTATACAACTGTTCTGCTACACACACAGTGCTGAACGGTGTTTCCAACTGGGCCTCACTGAAACCCAGAGTCTGAAGCGTTTTAAAACTTCAATCGGGCAAACACAAAGTGAAAATCCGTTGCAGTACAGGAGAGCATCAGTCGGCGTTTTATTCGAATGCCGGTTGAAATTTCACTACGGTCCCCTTAAGCTAAACACGATATGTGCGTATAAACCGTGTTTCCGTAACAACACGATTGACGATTGCCGCTTACCAATCACACATCCTAGCCAGAAGCTGGCCGACAGGAAATGGAAGACCTGCCACTTTGAAAAATGTTGAGTTTAAGTTTTTCGTTACCAGACCTCTGTTGCCATCTACCGGGATCTCCAGATGGCCGATGCAACCCGCAAAGTCCTAGGGCTTCCTGGTCACGTGATTTCTGGAAGCCATTTTGCTATCCTCTGTCCTCCAGTCGATAATGAAATCTGCATAGAAATTTCAGCATTACCAGCCTCTGGTACCGTAATACCTATAATATTTGCTCTTTTGGTCTCTGATGATTTCAGACTGTTGTGCTTCCAACTCTTAAAATGGATACAGGATGCGACAATTCCTTAGGGACCCAAAAGGGAAGGATATATAAAACATGTTGGTTAACTTTGTTAAATAATCGTTAAAGAGCTATCAAACATCTGTATGCTCATCTGTGTAATCAGAAGGGGAAGATGTCAACTAATATTTGGATTTCTGGTAAAATGTGTATTTCCTTTTATACTAGAATTTTAATAACATTGAAGAACAATATTTTTTCTAAGCCAATATAATTATGAAAtacttaatatattattttgctGATTTTGAACAGTGAGGTGTGTAAAGTTTGTCCCCTTCTCATATGCAACTTTTGGGTTAAAAGGACCTACATAAttgtaagaaattatttaaaagtatCCACTATTTTCTTTGCACTCCtacttattatatttatatggtCTCATTTCTTATCTGTTTAATTCTATACAATAGATGAAAACAATTATAGGAATATAATTTTATGAGTACTGCATATTGAAGCAGTACCAATAATTAGTTTCTGTAATATTTATATTCCTTAGTTCCACATTGGCTTGTTTCTGTTGCTTAAGGCTGACACTGAAGTTGAAAACTTCAAATTGGCTTTGTAACCTGTGAGTTAAATTTCTCCTTGTCATGTAATTACTTTACAAGAACAGTTTGATAGCCAGCATTTTGAAAGTTGAAGAGCAGCAGGAAAGAAACAGTTAAAATGTAATGCAATTCCAACAAGTCTGTTCTCACCAAAGTCTGGAAAGCaaagctctgaaaaaaaaaatattttattcctgATTCAGTGAATCATGTGTCTCAATAAGCCATCAGTCAGATCATACTTATTTCTATACTGATAgacaacaaaacaaatgtttgtaGGTTTTCATTTTGTACTCTTTGTAGACTCACATGTCCTCTGTAGCACAAAGACACTCTCCACTCGCTGTTACCAGGATCTGAATGCCCAGCAATCAGTACTCACTTTTTGCAACAGGCCCTCTTTACATCTGTTCTTATTTACATTCTATACAGCTAATATATCaccttcttttctttcatttaacaGGATGCATTTTAATGGTC
This genomic interval carries:
- the gemin8 gene encoding gem-associated protein 8, which translates into the protein MAEPAGHGSPWYSHPLYARYWSHYQQAAHWQHKHWQAYRKALEAAYCVPYHAEGAAVARRHSSGSEQESAGPEACPRFPSGGKRGPSASRRAAGTKRVRCSRDCEENSSSDGEVECDVSNMEITEELRQYFAETERHREERRKQQQLEEEQQSAYVPADHDLYRVARRSAQPPRDQPGVRRGIEMKMLYGEDAAKIQGMETAMQLTFDRNCDLKQPKYWPVIPLKL